The Gossypium arboreum isolate Shixiya-1 chromosome 4, ASM2569848v2, whole genome shotgun sequence DNA segment ATCCTTTGCTTTACAATTGAGATACTCATGGAAGAAAACATATCTCATTAACTGAAAACACAGCTAATCTCCATCAAAATCTGAACATAAAATACACCAATTTATAAAACAAAAGCAGAAAATATCTGCAGTTTGCTATACAACTAATACATAAATTGCATATATAATTCCTGGAAGATAACCCACCAATGTCAGCACCAAATCTATCCAGAATTCCACCTGCCAACCCATCATCATTTTGTAATCCACATCATATACCAACATAAATCCATaaacaacatatatatatatatgaagagaaAGAGAAAGGGAAAGTGAAATACCCCTAAGCCATAACGAAGAAAAACTCCAACAGGAGGAAGAAGAATTGCCAGAATCACTTCAATCAAAGTCTCTGAACCCATATTTTCCAAAttaaactcaatttcttttccatttcttcgGCTTCAAATAGCAGGGTTGAAGGACAGGTGGCAAAATTATGGAGCATAGACCTTACAGATGGCAATCTGATTGACACGTATGCTGGTTAAAAGTAGGGTTTTTTTGGAAATATGTTTTAAACTAAGCTGATCCCTCAAATCCGTGAACTCTGTTACATTCCCCTTTGCGTTTGGATTTGGATTTTAGTCCAGTCATAAATTCTTATTCGGCTCCATGCAAACTTAATTTACCATTTTGCCatttgaatatatttttataattcacGTTAAGTCCAACCTGCAAAGTTATGGATTCCATTGATTAACTGAACAAGCCAGTTTTAGCAAAAGAACATCATTAGCATTCCTGCTCTACAGATCAAATTCACGAGGAACCAAAACAATAATCAGGAGCTGATAATCCCCTATACGCATCGATATGATTAAGCAGCAGAAAGAAATAGATTCAATTAAAAAATTCTCTAGGTCCTCTCCTCTAGGAGTTAACATCAGTGAAAAAGGTCATCATCATATATTACACTAGCCGGAGCATATGTGAATAGCAATACACTCAGTACAGCATAATTTGACAAAGAAAGAATCCGAGCACAAGACTCGAGTTGCACCAGATGAGCCATCTGCCGCCTGCTTGCTTTCTTTTATGGCAACTCGAATCAGCCCTACCAAACCCCACACCAATATCAGAACCACTGGTGTGTTCTCCCCTACAACAATTCTGCCAAAAGATCACGATAAGAGAACCAGGAAACTAACGCAGATAAAATAAATGAGAAACCAAGAAACTAAAGCACAAAAAATAAAGACAAGTACTGGTCTTAGGGAACACCGATATAGGGTAAACTCACATGATGCAGCAATCATGTAGGTTTCTCTACTTTGAACCAAGAGATACATTGAAGATGAACATCTAATTTAAGAATCAACTCCAACCTCATAAATACATTATAAGAAAAGATGTAAAACTCGAAGCATTTATATCGACCCCACGAGCCCAGACAGCTGCTCCTATTTCTACCCTTTGACTTAGTGATGCCATATATAGTAATATAGATTTAGGTTTTGACCTCTTCAACACCAGTAAACACTCAAAAGACGAAACCATACAATTCATTAACTGAATTAAGTGCATGAGATTGCAAGATATCACTCAGAACCATGCTCTCAAATAGTTTCCAATTATTCTAACACCATCAAGTTAAAATCTTTCAAGAGATGCAAAAGAAAAGTAATACCTGAAATTTCTGAGTAGTTTTGACAGTAAAGCTATTAAGTTGCAGGTTCTACACTTTCAGCACCCGCAGGGGGTAAAGTTTCCATTTCCGTAGTTGTAGAAACAGCAGATGTTTCCTCACTGTTAGTTGTGAGAACTGTTGAAGCTTCCACACCGGAGGATGTGGGAGTAGTCAAAGTTTCCTCAGCTAAGTTTGTGGGACTGGTTGGAGTTTCCTCATCCaattttgtggtcattgttggactgCCCTCATCCAAAGTTGTCGGAATAGCCAGAGTTTCCTCATGCAGGGTCACAGGAGCACTTGTAGTTTCCTCACCTGAGGTCGCAGGAATCTTTGCAGTTTCCTCACTCGTGGCGGTAGAAGTGGTTAGAGTTTCTGGACCCAATGTTACAGGAACAGTAGGAGTTTCCTCGTTGAAGGAAGGAGGAATAGTAGTTCCTTCACTGTATGACGGAGGAACAGCTGGAGTTTCTTCACTGAATGTTGGAGGAACAGATGGAGTTTCTTCATCCAAGGTTTCAGGAATACTGGGGCTTTCCTCTGCCAAGGTCACAGGATCAGTAGGAGTTTCTTCATCCAAGTTAGTTGGAATGCCACGATTTTCGTCACTCGAGGTTGAGGGAATACTATGAGCTTCTTCACCCAATGTTGCAGGAAGGGTAGGAGTTTCTTGACCTAACGTTGCAGGCATGGTTGTTTCCTCACACAAGGTTGTGGGAACCAATTTTCCAGGAAGGGTGTGAGTTCCTCCACTGAAGATCAGAGTACCTACCGGAGCTTCTTCATTGGAGGCTGCAGGGACAGATGGAGTATCTTCGCCCAAGGTTCTAGAAATACTAGGGGTTTCCTCTGCCAAGGTCACAGGATGGATAGGAGTTTCTGCATCCAAGTTTGGAAGAATACGAGTTTCTTCAGCCGAGGGTGCGGGAATGCTACAAGTTTCTTCACCCACAGTTGCAGGAACACTAGGAATTTCTGGATGGAAGGTAGCAATGCTTGAAGTTTGATCACCCAAGGTTGCGGTCAGAGTCGAAGTTCTTTTGCTCAAAGTTAAATGGGAAAATGAAGCTTCGTCAACCAAGCTTGCAGCAGCAGTTGACGTTTGCTCATCAATGGTTGTGAAAACAGGCAAAGATTGTTCGCCTACAGTTGTGGCAACAGTAAAGGTTTTGTCAACAATAATGGTAGCATCAGCCATTGTTTCCACACCTGCAGTCGTTGTAACAGGCAATGTTTTCTCATACATGGTTGTAGCAACATCCGAAGCTCCATCAGCTAAGGTAGTGGGAATGGCCAAAGTATCCTCACCTGTAGTTGAGGCTATGAACCAAGGTTCCTCATGGAATGTACTAGCGATGGGTAAAGTTTCCTCACCAAGGGTTGAAACCATGAATGAAGCTTCCTCACCTAGGCTTGGGGCAATAAGTGCATGGTCCCCACAAGGGGCTGAAGCAATGAATGGATTCTCCTCAGCTAGGGTTGGAGCATACAACGAAGCTTTGAATGATTCAGAAATAGTGTAGTTGAGTTGATAAGTTACAGACACCAGCCCAAAGATGTTGAATTTCCTGGCACTATTGTAAGCAACTTCTGCATCAGATGATCTTCTAAAAACAACTCTGGCACGGCTGGTTTCGCAATCTACTTCTGTCTCGGATTCCTTTAATGGTCCAAAGTGCTTGAACATCTTATTTAGCTTTGTTTCAGAAGGAACAGAATTGATCTCAGGAAAGCTCATAACAATTTCCGCTGGGGCCTTCTCATCGACGTAGCCAGGGGGTTTCTGTGCTGTCAAATCATGACTGGTATCAGAATACCGCTTTCGAGACTTACGGACTTTTTGAATTGGTTTATCTAATTCGACAGGCACAAATTGATATTGTCCCCTATCAGTACCAACTGATGGCTGCTCCTCGGAACCATTTTGGACTATTCTGTCAGTCCAATAAGTGTCACTCATGTCCTCAAACTCAAAAGTTTCTGAAAAACCAATGATAGAATTTGGTGACTTCTTCCTTTGGCCAACTGCTTTGTCCCTGGAAAGTCGATCCAGAACTATCGAATCTCTGAAATCTGAGAAGAAgctaataataatattaagagaACTGTAACCTTTCATTGGATCACATGCTGCCAAGTGAAGTTGCAACAACAACTCGTCAAGTGATGAATATTCAGTCAAAATACCCATCCTCTTTCGCTCTGCATCCTCAAGATTATCAATGGGAACATCATATCCACACGTGGCAGGAGTTTCACAGCCACCATCAAGCTTCTGTAACCTATCACCACTGGACTTTAGAATCGACGGGGATCCAGTCATTTGGCTTGCAGCTCTACTGATACGCTCACCGATCTTAAAGGAAGGCTTCGGGAAATGAGGTGTGCTTAGAGACCCTTTAGATGTCTTCCTCCCTTCCTGCATCACAGAGTCTTCCGAGGAATCAATGGCTTTTCTTTTCTTGCCAAATGATGATGAAGGGGGCTTATTACCTATCACATCAGACCCGATTTCACCATCAGGAGAATCAAATGTCTCACTCATTAATTCGGACAAGCTTCTCTCCTTTTTACTAGGATACAATCCATCCTTCAGATTATGCTTCCGTTTAAGGTAAGATCGTCTCCGAGACTTCGAAGCCTCGGATTTTTGCTCACCATCCGTATCCATAGGAGTAGCACAGTCAACTACCTCGAGCCTTTTCTCCTCAGAAAATTGGGATTCAGGCAGCTGATGATAACCTTTTAAACGATAGAATGCCAACAATTGAGCTTTAGCAATCACAAGGTCGATTCGATCACCCCCACTGTATGGAGACTCCGCTAATTCTTTCATATAGTCAATTAATTTGTCTGGCTCAAAAGAACTAACACTTAAAGATACATCAACACCATCTCTTAAACTTGATTCTTCCCGAACTCCGGTATTCTCAACTTTTTGGAATTTTATCCTGTCATAGGCATCCTTCGGTATGCAAGGGCAAGCCAGACCAAGCTCGACTCGTCTAGAAACTTCTTCCAAAGCACAATTGACTGCATTCTCGAATGATTCTAAATTACTTTGCTTCACTATTTGAGAGAAATGTGTTCGGAACGGCTTCAAAACAGATGGTTCATTCCAAGCAAATGTCCGATCCCCAAAGTATGCCACGAGAAAGCTGTCCTTCTTTTGATACTTCACTGCCTTCTTTGAAGCATCAGAAGGATCAAATATCTGTCCTGGCCACCATGGATGGCTCTTGACCTTACCCCAGACTAAATCAGAAACtgaaaatcctccttcttcctcgGACAGAAGCTGCTGGGCTTGATGCATCTTTACGCCACTCAAGGACTTAAGAGCTGTCTGTTTAACAGTTTGATAATCTACGTTGGTTGGCTGGTCAGAGTCGCTATCATGTTCTACGACTTCCATTTCTTCCACTTGTTCTAAACAATCCGGTTCATCACTAGTAACTTGATCTTCAACATTCATTTCTTGCTCTACACTTGAATCGTCCTCAGAAACCACATTTTTAGCTAACGGATCTTCATTTCCTGACAACTGTAACTCCTTATCAGAAGCAACAGCAGGAGATATTTGGTTCAAAACATTGTTATCAACTTTTGCGGCTTCAACTTCACCACTACCAACAAATACATCCATTTGGTGACCTAATGATTCCGAAACATCACTTGGATCGCGATTTTTTGGGCTAACTCCCATTT contains these protein-coding regions:
- the LOC108460265 gene encoding uncharacterized protein LOC108460265 isoform X1, with the translated sequence MDEAKEKGDSVSIVSESSVTVSEIVVETMACEDRIRIKEGGEAGLGNGDDVTVEVLDSHVHIDGGDGGAVQARSIDEAVCGHQEFSKVGLEVNMRTLDSECHAVGGLGSRNEVLGGEARAQNEVNGGVVWSCSNDVVCGRDESDEVGLEGNPSTLDSEGDLAGDLGSRYEVSGGEAKAWNEVNGARVLRFSALDSSAGKNAEQSSGINEGGGDLNQAKETGKVGNLDSYELNHGNQKRVVCLSAASEDSGVQTKIVEEAAMAIDEEDLIALDGGQETPISELIKKAANVGVDATSLNVNTLVTAECVPGSEAKDPVYSCQSTGSIAAGQLDEKVSSNMEIDKQGTDYEQQQMEVKTPHLSTQKHDTGNVQSLKPEPIIDGGEGVGLSTGEAVLAEKQVSDAKEVGFDAEQDVKVEKMGVSPKNRDPSDVSESLGHQMDVFVGSGEVEAAKVDNNVLNQISPAVASDKELQLSGNEDPLAKNVVSEDDSSVEQEMNVEDQVTSDEPDCLEQVEEMEVVEHDSDSDQPTNVDYQTVKQTALKSLSGVKMHQAQQLLSEEEGGFSVSDLVWGKVKSHPWWPGQIFDPSDASKKAVKYQKKDSFLVAYFGDRTFAWNEPSVLKPFRTHFSQIVKQSNLESFENAVNCALEEVSRRVELGLACPCIPKDAYDRIKFQKVENTGVREESSLRDGVDVSLSVSSFEPDKLIDYMKELAESPYSGGDRIDLVIAKAQLLAFYRLKGYHQLPESQFSEEKRLEVVDCATPMDTDGEQKSEASKSRRRSYLKRKHNLKDGLYPSKKERSLSELMSETFDSPDGEIGSDVIGNKPPSSSFGKKRKAIDSSEDSVMQEGRKTSKGSLSTPHFPKPSFKIGERISRAASQMTGSPSILKSSGDRLQKLDGGCETPATCGYDVPIDNLEDAERKRMGILTEYSSLDELLLQLHLAACDPMKGYSSLNIIISFFSDFRDSIVLDRLSRDKAVGQRKKSPNSIIGFSETFEFEDMSDTYWTDRIVQNGSEEQPSVGTDRGQYQFVPVELDKPIQKVRKSRKRYSDTSHDLTAQKPPGYVDEKAPAEIVMSFPEINSVPSETKLNKMFKHFGPLKESETEVDCETSRARVVFRRSSDAEVAYNSARKFNIFGLVSVTYQLNYTISESFKASLYAPTLAEENPFIASAPCGDHALIAPSLGEEASFMVSTLGEETLPIASTFHEEPWFIASTTGEDTLAIPTTLADGASDVATTMYEKTLPVTTTAGVETMADATIIVDKTFTVATTVGEQSLPVFTTIDEQTSTAAASLVDEASFSHLTLSKRTSTLTATLGDQTSSIATFHPEIPSVPATVGEETCSIPAPSAEETRILPNLDAETPIHPVTLAEETPSISRTLGEDTPSVPAASNEEAPVGTLIFSGGTHTLPGKLVPTTLCEETTMPATLGQETPTLPATLGEEAHSIPSTSSDENRGIPTNLDEETPTDPVTLAEESPSIPETLDEETPSVPPTFSEETPAVPPSYSEGTTIPPSFNEETPTVPVTLGPETLTTSTATSEETAKIPATSGEETTSAPVTLHEETLAIPTTLDEGSPTMTTKLDEETPTSPTNLAEETLTTPTSSGVEASTVLTTNSEETSAVSTTTEMETLPPAGAESVEPAT
- the LOC108460265 gene encoding salt stress-induced hydrophobic peptide ESI3-like isoform X2, whose protein sequence is MGSETLIEVILAILLPPVGVFLRYGLGVEFWIDLVLTLVGYLPGIIYAIYVLVV